From a region of the Synchiropus splendidus isolate RoL2022-P1 chromosome 12, RoL_Sspl_1.0, whole genome shotgun sequence genome:
- the tcaim gene encoding T-cell activation inhibitor, mitochondrial, which translates to MSVNSLLRCTIRLERKHVATLLIPRRALSGAEAVNALRPFYFAVHPDFFGQHPREREVNENSLKRLNGYLENLQRPGSCSVQPMKLTFFVRNTKESMHEQEELLPSGFRVVSFILRTSDVLSTVKNVLKSCNLPVEHMEQMEVPSRKPADEHATIYRPIKWDKSYYAFTGFRDPEEELQQAHRVEPTLDLWLRNNEPEAAKKHSASLPRRTELKRLKKELCMKFNVADIRWQRSWGVAHRCSQLQSLSRLAQQNPDSMINLQGHTVVFSDHSGMNASGYVMLGTTDVHHQWAKLFQQLPVYRSLQQQSEWLRERISLLLGGTQVVHMEPLGLVQSIQEHYNTLNTFHKGLMSGRLRLHPRGLQGLTMTLDNDSSSCRLHELGHFVIPVNCDMLQLQAFLLNHASQARLKTQRRIQLQVEEDALVKECVQSLSLRELSKEPSLSSSHMIHCCRRLLDMRLPLLQGLHICVSHFYSVMQDGDLCVPWDWKS; encoded by the exons ATGTCAGTCAACTCCCTCCTGCGCTGCACCATCAG GCTGGAGAGGAAACATGTGGCCACACTCTTGATCCCTCGAAGAGCTCTGTCTGGAGCAGAGGCAGTTAACGCACTGCGGCCATTTTACTTTGCCGTCCATCCTGACTTCTTTGGCCAGCATCCCAGGGAAAGG GAAGTGAATGAGAACTCCCTGAAGAGGCTGAATGGCTATTTAGAGAACCTGCAGCGTCCAGGCTCATGCTCGGTGCAGCCGATGAAACTCACCTTTTTTGTGAGGAACACAAAGGAGAGCATGCATGAGCAGGAGGAACTCCTCCCCTCTG GGTTCCGCGTGGTGAGTTTCATCCTCCGCACCAGTGACGTGTTGAGTACAGTGAAGAATGTGCTGAAGTCCTGTAACCTGCCTGTGGAGCATATGGAGCAGATGGAGGTGCCGTCGAGGAAGCCAGCTGATGAGCATGCCACGATCTACAGGCCCATTAAGTGGGACAAGAGTTACTACGCGTTCACTGGATTCAGAGATCCagaagaggagctgcagcaggccCACAGGGTGGAGCCCACGCTCGA CTTGTGGCTGAGGAACAATGAGCCAGAGGCGGCCAAGAAGCACTCAGCTAGTCTTCCTCGGAGAACAGAACTGAAGCGACTGAAGAAGGAACTGTGCATGAAGTTTAACGTAGCTGACATCAG GTGGCAGCGCAGCTGGGGAGTGGCCCACAGGTGCAGCCAGCTTCAGAGTCTGAGCAGACTGGCTCAGCAGAACCCAGACTCCATGATCAACCTGCAAG GCCATACTGTGGTGTTCTCCGACCACTCTGGCATGAACGCGTCTGGCTATGTGATGCTGGGAACCACAGACGTCCATCATCAGTGGGCCAAA CTGTTTCAGCAGCTGCCGGTGTATCGCAGCCTACAGCAGCAGAGCGAGTGGCTGAGGGAGAGGATCAGTCTCCTCTTGGGCGGGACCCAGGTGGTCCACATGGAGCCGCTGGGATTGGTCCAGTCCATCCAAGAACATTACAACACCCTCAACACCTTCCACAAGGGACTGATGTCAGGCAGGCTCCGACTGCACCCGCGCGGCCTGCAGGGGCTCACCATGACACTGGACAA CGACAGCTCCAGCTGTAGACTGCATGAGCTGGGCCACTTCGTCATCCCGGTCAACTGTGACATGCTTCAGCTGCAGGCCTTCCTCCTGAACCATGCCAGCCAGGCCAGACTCAAAACCCAGCGCAGGATTCA actgcaggtggaggaggacgcCCTGGTCAAAGAGTGTGTCCAGAGTCTCTCTCTGAGGGAGCTGTCCAAAGAGCCCAGTCTCAGCTCCAGTCACATGATCCATTGCTGCAGACGCCTGCTGGACATGCGCCTGCCGCTGCTCCAGGGTCTCCACATCTGTGTGTCCCACTTCTACTCTGTGATGCAGGACGGGGACCTGTGTGTGCCCTGGGACTGGAAGAGCTGA
- the cndp1 gene encoding cytosolic non-specific dipeptidase, with the protein MRVFVLLFVLLIPGANAFQYSELAQYVESQKERYVESLREWVAIESDSSNVLKRPLLHHMMEVVAEKLRLMRGNVEMVDIGEQELPDGQTIALPKVVTAQFGNDSNKHTVCVYGHVDVQPAKLEDGWLTDPYNLTEINGSLYGRGASDNKAPVLAWIHAVEAYQKLNMDLPVNVKFVIEGMEETGSNGLDAMIFAQRDTFFSDVDYIIISDCGWLSRRPALTYGTRGNCYFFAEVEGPKQDLHSGVYGGTVIEPMTDVIGILDTLISPAGKILIPGIREAVAPLSDEEWKMYQDIEFDMENYKNKIGVSQLMYSNKVDLLAHRWRYPTVSIHGIEGAFSDPGTKTVIPAKVTAKFSIRQVPNMDPAQVKKQVTDYLHSVFAKRKSPNKLKVTMVIGAKPWLAETNHPLYEAGKAAVKRVFNLDPDFIREGGTIPIARTFQDVTGKSIIMLPIGGFDDGLHSQNEKMNRYNYIEGTKLFVAYLNEVAQIRESTV; encoded by the exons ATGAGAGTCTTTGTGCTGCTGTTCGTCCTGCTGATTCCTGGTGCCAACGCCTTCCAGTACAGTGAGTTGGCTCAATATGTCGAGAGCCAAAAGGAGCGATACGTAGAG TCTCTCCGTGAGTGGGTCGCCATCGAGAGTGACTCCAGCAATGTGCTGAAGCGACCACTACTGCACCACATGATGGAGGTGGTTGCTGAGAAACTTCGGTTGATGAGGGGAAACGTGGAAATGGTAGACATTGGAGAGCAGGAG CTCCCCGATGGTCAAACAATCGCACTACCTAAAGTTGTCACAGCTCAGTTTGGAAATGACTCCAACAAGCACACAGTGTGTGTCTACGGCCATGTGGATGTGCAGCCCGCAAAGCTGGAGGACGGTTGGCTCACTGATCCTTATAATCTGACCGAAATCAATG GGAGCTTGTATGGAAGAGGAGCGTCGGACAACAAAGCTCCTGTCTTAGCATGGATCCATGCTGTGGAGGCATACCAGAAACTCAACATG gacCTGCCTGTTAACGTGAAATTCGTCATTGAGGGCATGGAAGAGACCGGCTCCAATGGGCTGGATGCCATGATCTTCGCTCAGAGAGACACCTTCTTCTCTGACGTGGATTACATCATTATTTCAGACTGTGGCTGGCTGAGCAGGCGTCCAGCACTGACCTATGGCACTCGGGGAAACTGCTACTTCTTTGCAGAG GTTGAAGGCCCTAAGCAGGACTTGCACTCTGGGGTCTATGGAGGCACTGTGATAGAACCCATGACGGATGTCATTGGAATACTTG ACACTTTGATCAGCCCTGCTGGAAAGATCTTGATTCCAGGGATCCGGGAGGCAGTCGCGCCCCTCTCTGATGAGGAATGGAAAATGTACCAGGATATAGAGTTTGACATGGAAAACTACAAGAACAAAATTGGCGTAAGCCAACTCATGTACAGCAACAAG GTGGACCTCTTGGCTCATAGGTGGCGATACCCAACTGTTTCAATCCATGGCATTGAGGGCGCTTTCTCCGATCCTGGAACCAAAACCGTTATTCCAGCGAAGGTGACGGCCAAATTCTCCATTCGACAGGTGCCTAACATGGACCCTGCTCAGGTCAAGAAGCAG GTCACAGACTACCTACACTCAGTGTTTGCAAAGAGAAAGAGTCCAAACAAGCTAAAAGTCACGATGGTAATCGGAGCAAAGCCTTGGCTGGCTGAAACTAACCATCCACTGTATGAGGCGGGAAAGGCAGCTGTCAAGAGAG TGTTCAACCTGGATCCTGACTTCATCCGGGAGGGAGGCACCATCCCCATAGCCAGAACCTTCCAGGACGTGACTGGGAAAAGCATCATTATGTTACCGATTGGGGGTTTTGATGATGGACTGCATTCTCAGAATGAGAAAATGAACAG GTACAACTACATCGAAGGAACCAAGTTGTTTGTCGCTTACCTGAATGAAGTGGCCCAGATTAGGGAGAGCACGGTGTGA